A window of the Fundidesulfovibrio magnetotacticus genome harbors these coding sequences:
- a CDS encoding diacylglycerol kinase: MRNKFLGTGEPGFNPWRKIKVIVSGLRFAVLCDWSVAYKVVLSALVLVLSFVYRAWVDALLVLLATAVMLASEIFNSAVEAVCDYLQTAEDAKIKAIKDMAAAATGVCILAWVLVLVFETLNIFGIHLT, encoded by the coding sequence ATGCGCAATAAGTTCCTGGGAACCGGCGAGCCCGGCTTCAACCCCTGGCGCAAGATCAAGGTGATCGTCTCTGGGCTGCGCTTCGCGGTGCTCTGCGACTGGTCCGTGGCCTACAAGGTGGTGCTTTCGGCGCTTGTGCTGGTCTTGAGCTTCGTCTACCGGGCCTGGGTGGACGCGCTGCTGGTGCTCCTGGCCACGGCCGTGATGCTGGCCTCGGAGATATTCAACAGCGCCGTGGAGGCCGTCTGCGACTACCTCCAGACCGCCGAGGACGCCAAGATCAAGGCCATCAAGGACATGGCCGCGGCGGCCACCGGGGTGTGCATCCTGGCCTGGGTCCTGGTGCTGGTCTTCGAGACCCTGAACATTTTCGGCATTCATCTGACGTAA
- a CDS encoding DUF1566 domain-containing protein — translation MQRALIPRASALFFARTAFLSLALLIGLSRSAPAQDAPGERMSQGASLSGGRSDAAAPAPQAAPQQRPQSGGRYALTACGSIVDSATGLEWFVGPDETLTWDRAAAWVRSLGACGGGWSMPSVSQLLALYESGKTAGTGFFLNGKRWPARMDPVFSGIGEGSWVWSGEEASGSAARSVNFNQGKEVRYDKFNTQYTTRAFAVRRAR, via the coding sequence ATGCAGCGAGCACTCATTCCACGCGCCTCGGCGCTGTTCTTTGCCCGGACGGCGTTCCTGAGCCTGGCGCTCCTGATCGGCCTGTCGCGATCGGCCCCGGCCCAGGATGCCCCCGGGGAGCGCATGTCGCAAGGCGCTTCGCTGTCGGGGGGGCGCTCCGACGCGGCGGCTCCCGCGCCCCAGGCCGCCCCCCAGCAGCGGCCCCAGAGCGGCGGGCGCTACGCGCTCACCGCCTGCGGATCCATCGTGGACTCGGCCACCGGGCTTGAATGGTTCGTGGGCCCCGACGAGACTCTGACCTGGGACCGGGCCGCGGCCTGGGTCCGCTCGCTCGGGGCGTGCGGGGGCGGGTGGTCCATGCCCTCCGTGAGCCAGCTCCTGGCGCTTTACGAGTCCGGCAAAACCGCCGGCACAGGCTTTTTCCTCAACGGCAAGCGCTGGCCCGCCCGCATGGACCCGGTGTTTTCGGGCATCGGGGAGGGCTCCTGGGTCTGGTCCGGCGAGGAGGCGTCCGGGAGCGCCGCCCGGTCCGTCAATTTCAACCAGGGCAAGGAAGTGCGTTACGACAAGTTCAACACGCAGTACACCACGCGGGCCTTCGCAGTACGGCGGGCGAGGTAG
- a CDS encoding MbtF — protein sequence MKKVLLVAFVLLLAASCKQANMEPGGPELSVSFRFEKGHRCASVSPELRIANVPPGTKSFDIRLKDRDVPTWNHGGGKVPNDGSGVIGEGALSSYNGPCPPSGSHVYEFTVQALDAGGAVLATGRAKQSF from the coding sequence TTGAAAAAGGTTTTGCTCGTGGCATTCGTGCTGTTGCTGGCCGCTTCCTGCAAACAGGCCAACATGGAACCCGGCGGACCGGAGCTCTCCGTGTCCTTCAGGTTCGAGAAGGGCCACCGTTGCGCGAGCGTTTCGCCCGAGTTGCGCATCGCCAACGTGCCGCCCGGAACCAAGTCCTTCGACATCCGCCTCAAGGACCGTGACGTGCCCACCTGGAACCATGGCGGCGGCAAGGTCCCCAACGACGGTTCGGGCGTGATCGGGGAGGGCGCTTTGTCCTCCTACAACGGCCCCTGCCCGCCTTCGGGCTCCCACGTGTACGAGTTCACCGTGCAGGCCCTGGACGCGGGCGGCGCGGTCCTGGCCACCGGCCGGGCGAAACAGAGCTTCTAG
- the cadR gene encoding Cd(II)/Pb(II)-responsive transcriptional regulator, whose product MRIGELARQAGCTVETVRYYEREGLLDPPERGENNYRLYGRDHLESLRFVRNCRVLEMSLEEIRALADLRRDPGKDCGGVNQLLDAHIAHVTERIGRLETLRGQLTALRGLCDRVAPLGDCAILRELSAVQEAREPGAGAASHVRGAHAACRKP is encoded by the coding sequence ATGCGCATCGGGGAACTGGCCCGTCAGGCGGGCTGCACGGTGGAGACCGTGCGCTACTACGAACGCGAGGGGCTCCTGGACCCGCCCGAGCGCGGAGAGAACAACTACCGGCTCTACGGTCGCGACCATCTGGAGTCCCTGCGTTTCGTGCGCAACTGCCGGGTGCTGGAGATGAGCCTGGAGGAGATCCGGGCGCTCGCGGACCTGCGGCGCGACCCGGGCAAGGACTGCGGCGGGGTGAACCAGCTCCTGGATGCGCACATCGCCCACGTGACCGAGCGCATCGGGCGTCTGGAGACCCTGCGCGGCCAGCTCACGGCCCTGCGCGGGCTGTGCGACCGGGTGGCCCCGCTGGGCGACTGCGCCATCCTGCGCGAGCTGAGCGCCGTCCAGGAGGCGCGGGAGCCCGGGGCGGGCGCGGCCAGCCACGTGCGCGGCGCGCACGCCGCCTGCCGCAAACCCTGA
- a CDS encoding metallophosphoesterase, with protein sequence MIRLKHDAHPDRRTFLRLLLSGLGAGAAALAVPPLGLAAKPGDPAVLCTEGDPASFTASDPASRGRFLIFSDVHFDPFADPSRVKALAAAPAGSWREILAAPGQGLGPYGKDTGDALFQSFLDDMARRLPDPDFLLFPGDMLCHDFWTLYPRLSGDASPQGLLAFIAKTAEYFLTEVTRRFPGASLYPALGNNDSAEGDYGIAPQSPFLLATAPLAARLALKDDASRARFLESYPRLGCYSLTLPGPAGARLVVFNNIFWTKRSPHQDAGAAVRDFLERELDAAARQGVKVWLMGHVPPGDNTKATATKFRKTGKDVYDPLLTGGWSGVHAELLVRHADTVRASLAGHVHRDEFRLVSPWPGEAPVSALRMAPSISPITGNNPGYQVYAYDRRTMDLLDQTTHYLDLGAQSPAWAEEYVWSRAYGRGLRAPKDWQEMYQELLTCPERRAAFARGFDLRSRHVREVTRRTFPVVWDSLGLSPGGPAGT encoded by the coding sequence ATGATCCGCCTCAAGCACGACGCGCATCCGGACCGCAGGACCTTCCTGCGCCTGCTCCTCTCGGGTCTTGGGGCCGGGGCCGCCGCCCTGGCCGTCCCGCCCCTGGGCCTGGCCGCGAAACCCGGCGACCCGGCCGTGCTCTGCACCGAGGGCGACCCGGCCTCCTTCACGGCCTCCGATCCCGCGAGCCGGGGGCGCTTCCTGATCTTCTCCGATGTGCACTTCGACCCCTTCGCCGACCCCTCCCGCGTGAAGGCCCTGGCCGCCGCCCCGGCGGGGAGCTGGCGGGAGATCCTGGCCGCGCCCGGACAGGGCCTCGGCCCCTACGGCAAGGACACCGGCGACGCCCTCTTCCAGTCCTTCCTGGACGACATGGCCCGCCGCCTCCCGGACCCGGACTTCCTGCTCTTCCCCGGCGACATGCTCTGCCACGATTTCTGGACCCTCTATCCCCGCCTCTCCGGCGACGCCTCGCCCCAGGGCCTGCTGGCCTTCATCGCCAAGACCGCCGAATACTTCCTGACCGAGGTGACCCGTCGCTTTCCCGGCGCGTCGCTCTATCCGGCCCTGGGCAACAACGACAGCGCCGAGGGCGATTACGGCATCGCGCCGCAAAGCCCCTTCCTCTTGGCCACGGCCCCCCTGGCCGCGCGCCTGGCCCTCAAGGACGACGCCTCCCGGGCGCGCTTCCTGGAATCCTACCCCCGGCTGGGCTGCTATTCCCTGACCCTGCCCGGACCGGCCGGGGCGCGCCTCGTGGTGTTCAACAACATCTTCTGGACCAAACGCTCGCCCCACCAGGACGCCGGAGCGGCCGTGCGGGACTTCCTGGAGCGCGAGCTGGACGCGGCCGCGCGACAGGGCGTGAAGGTCTGGCTCATGGGGCACGTGCCGCCCGGGGACAACACCAAGGCCACGGCCACCAAGTTCCGCAAGACGGGCAAGGACGTCTACGATCCGCTGCTCACGGGCGGCTGGTCCGGGGTGCACGCGGAGCTTCTGGTGAGACACGCCGACACGGTGCGCGCCAGCCTGGCGGGCCACGTGCACCGCGACGAGTTCCGGCTTGTCTCGCCCTGGCCCGGGGAGGCCCCGGTGTCCGCCCTGCGCATGGCCCCTTCCATCTCGCCCATCACGGGCAACAACCCGGGCTACCAGGTGTACGCCTACGACAGGCGGACCATGGACCTCCTGGACCAGACCACCCACTACCTGGACCTGGGCGCGCAGAGCCCGGCCTGGGCCGAGGAATACGTCTGGTCGCGCGCCTACGGCCGGGGTCTGCGCGCCCCCAAGGACTGGCAGGAGATGTACCAGGAACTGCTCACCTGTCCGGAGCGGCGCGCAGCCTTCGCCCGGGGCTTCGACCTGCGCAGCCGCCACGTGCGCGAGGTGACGCGGCGCACCTTCCCCGTGGTCTGGGACTCTCTCGGCCTGAGCCCGGGCGGCCCCGCCGGGACGTAG
- a CDS encoding YbaK/EbsC family protein gives MGVDDVLAQLEAHGLAHRFVRCETSSATVALAAQALGCEEGRIAKTLAFATGRGPVVVVAMGLARLNNAKFKAFFGEKARFPQAGDLPGLVGHPAGGVCPFALKEGVRVCLDESLKAYDPVYPAAGAPDNAVRLTLEELERVTGGEWVDVCVVPAPEAS, from the coding sequence ATGGGAGTGGATGACGTGCTGGCCCAGCTTGAGGCCCACGGACTGGCCCATCGCTTCGTGCGCTGCGAGACCTCCAGCGCCACCGTGGCCCTGGCAGCCCAGGCCCTGGGCTGTGAAGAGGGGCGCATCGCCAAGACGCTGGCCTTCGCCACGGGGAGGGGGCCGGTGGTGGTGGTGGCCATGGGCCTCGCCCGTCTGAACAATGCGAAATTCAAGGCTTTTTTCGGTGAGAAGGCCCGCTTTCCCCAGGCCGGGGACCTCCCCGGGCTGGTGGGGCATCCCGCCGGCGGGGTGTGCCCCTTCGCCCTCAAGGAGGGCGTGCGCGTCTGCCTGGACGAGAGCCTCAAGGCCTACGACCCGGTCTATCCCGCCGCCGGAGCCCCGGACAACGCCGTGCGCCTCACCCTGGAGGAGCTGGAGCGCGTCACGGGCGGCGAGTGGGTGGACGTGTGCGTGGTCCCCGCGCCCGAGGCCTCCTGA
- a CDS encoding bacteriohemerythrin — MEKDAPDWTPGLAMGDPDIDEQHRMLFQMIRELDARMAGGEHRQAVLDALQGMLAYAATHFEDEEVLMEDAGWEGLARHEGLHAEFLWRAGGYESRVREDSATASREVLDYLLRWLVEHIHVEDRSFFQRA; from the coding sequence ATGGAAAAGGACGCGCCCGACTGGACTCCCGGGCTGGCCATGGGCGACCCGGACATCGACGAACAACACCGGATGCTCTTCCAGATGATCCGCGAACTCGACGCCCGCATGGCCGGAGGCGAACACCGCCAGGCCGTGCTGGACGCCCTGCAGGGCATGCTGGCCTACGCCGCGACGCACTTCGAGGACGAGGAGGTGCTCATGGAGGACGCGGGCTGGGAAGGCCTGGCGCGCCACGAGGGGCTCCACGCCGAATTCCTTTGGCGCGCCGGGGGGTACGAATCCCGCGTCAGGGAGGACAGCGCCACGGCCTCGCGTGAGGTGCTGGATTACCTGCTGCGTTGGCTGGTGGAGCACATCCACGTGGAGGACCGCTCCTTCTTCCAGCGCGCCTAA
- a CDS encoding heavy metal translocating P-type ATPase, protein MTIPTYRIPDMDCPEEAASIARALEPLLGGPDRLSFDTLRREARVDLTGLPVSPDQVARAMAGTGLRIVPVASAGFWEPDADTVDLTGSARPRPALVSLTTSRPETGSRADGEQGGPARGLPSCACCGGACSTGTGFWARRGREALCLASGIFWIAGLTLATLAQGDLWAVFRESGDAPLSAKALWLAAVACGVWHVLPRAWRSLVTLRPDMNLLMTVAVAGAVAVGEHSEAASVAFLFALANQLEAWSVGRARDALQALLALAPETALVIVPPNPLPVETPVGQVAPGSRVLVRPGDRIPLDGVVRAGASAVDQSPVTGESIPVAKGPGDPVFAGSVNTEGALEVETTRPAAQSTLARILRMVEEARSRRARSVQWVERFAAVYTPVMMGVAALFAVVPPLFLGGEWGRWFYEGLVILVISCPCALVISTPVSMVTALASAARNGVLVKGGAFLEIPATLDAVALDKTGTLTLGRPAVTEARPFEGVSERELLAVAAGLEARSSHPVARAVLEHAASRGVAPVAAQDVRSRPGLGVRGVIDATQWTLGNARFLAESGDAPESPELARALAQAEASAGTVVFAWSREKVLGCLSVEDQARPQAADAVRRLLAEGVAQVVMLTGDNPRAAARIAAQAGVTDFRAELLPEDKARAVAELAASGRRVAMVGDGVNDAPALAAAHLGVAMGAAGSDAAIETADVALMSDDLSKLPWLVRHSRRALGTVKANIAVALGVKAVFLALAGLQMATLWTAILADLGTSLFVIFNGLRLLRIRP, encoded by the coding sequence ATGACCATCCCGACGTACCGCATCCCGGACATGGACTGCCCGGAAGAGGCAGCAAGCATAGCCCGCGCCCTGGAACCCCTCCTCGGCGGACCAGACCGCCTTTCCTTCGACACCCTGCGCCGCGAGGCGCGCGTGGACCTCACCGGACTGCCCGTCTCCCCCGACCAGGTGGCCCGGGCCATGGCAGGAACGGGCCTGCGGATCGTGCCCGTGGCGTCGGCCGGGTTCTGGGAACCGGACGCCGACACCGTGGACCTGACCGGATCTGCGCGACCGAGGCCCGCTCTCGTGAGCCTGACGACCAGCCGCCCGGAAACGGGATCCCGTGCCGACGGAGAGCAGGGAGGCCCGGCGCGGGGCCTGCCCTCCTGCGCCTGCTGCGGGGGGGCCTGCTCCACCGGCACGGGGTTCTGGGCGCGCCGGGGGCGCGAGGCGCTCTGCCTGGCCTCGGGAATCTTCTGGATCGCCGGGCTGACCCTGGCCACCCTGGCCCAGGGCGACCTCTGGGCCGTGTTCCGCGAGAGCGGGGACGCGCCCCTTTCGGCCAAGGCCCTGTGGCTCGCGGCCGTGGCCTGCGGGGTGTGGCACGTGCTGCCCCGGGCCTGGCGCTCGCTCGTGACGCTGCGCCCGGACATGAACCTGCTCATGACCGTGGCCGTGGCGGGGGCCGTGGCCGTGGGCGAACACTCCGAAGCGGCCTCGGTGGCCTTCCTCTTCGCCCTGGCCAACCAGCTTGAAGCCTGGAGCGTGGGCCGCGCCCGCGACGCCTTGCAGGCCCTCCTGGCCCTGGCCCCCGAGACTGCCCTGGTGATCGTTCCGCCCAACCCGCTGCCCGTGGAGACCCCCGTGGGTCAGGTGGCCCCGGGCAGCCGCGTGCTCGTGCGGCCGGGCGACCGCATCCCCCTGGACGGCGTGGTGCGCGCCGGGGCCTCGGCCGTGGACCAGTCGCCCGTCACGGGGGAGTCCATCCCCGTGGCCAAGGGACCCGGCGACCCCGTGTTCGCTGGCTCCGTGAACACCGAAGGCGCGCTGGAGGTGGAGACCACTCGCCCGGCCGCCCAGTCCACCCTGGCGCGCATCCTGCGCATGGTGGAGGAGGCCCGCTCCCGCCGCGCCCGCTCGGTGCAATGGGTGGAACGCTTCGCGGCGGTGTACACGCCGGTGATGATGGGCGTGGCGGCGCTCTTCGCCGTGGTCCCGCCGCTTTTCCTGGGCGGCGAATGGGGCCGCTGGTTCTACGAAGGGCTGGTGATCCTGGTGATCTCCTGCCCGTGCGCCCTGGTGATCTCCACGCCCGTGAGCATGGTGACGGCCCTGGCCTCGGCGGCGCGCAACGGGGTGCTGGTGAAGGGCGGGGCCTTCCTGGAGATTCCCGCCACACTGGACGCCGTGGCCCTGGACAAGACCGGCACGCTGACCCTGGGCCGCCCGGCCGTGACGGAAGCCCGGCCTTTCGAGGGCGTGTCGGAGCGGGAACTTCTGGCCGTGGCCGCCGGGTTGGAGGCCCGCAGCAGCCACCCGGTGGCCCGGGCCGTCCTGGAGCACGCGGCATCCCGGGGCGTAGCGCCCGTCGCGGCGCAGGACGTGCGGTCGCGTCCAGGCCTGGGGGTGCGCGGGGTCATCGACGCGACCCAATGGACCCTGGGCAACGCCCGCTTCCTGGCCGAGAGCGGCGACGCCCCGGAATCCCCTGAACTCGCCCGCGCCCTGGCCCAGGCCGAAGCCTCGGCCGGGACGGTGGTGTTCGCGTGGTCGCGGGAGAAGGTCCTGGGCTGTCTCTCGGTGGAGGACCAGGCGCGCCCCCAGGCGGCCGATGCGGTGCGCCGCCTCCTGGCGGAGGGCGTGGCCCAGGTGGTGATGCTCACGGGAGACAACCCCCGCGCGGCGGCCCGCATCGCGGCCCAGGCCGGGGTGACGGACTTCCGGGCGGAGCTTCTGCCCGAGGACAAGGCCCGCGCGGTGGCGGAGCTGGCGGCATCGGGCCGCAGGGTGGCCATGGTGGGCGACGGCGTGAACGACGCCCCGGCCCTGGCCGCCGCGCACCTGGGCGTGGCCATGGGCGCTGCCGGGAGCGACGCGGCCATCGAGACGGCGGACGTGGCCCTCATGTCCGACGACCTCTCCAAGCTGCCCTGGCTGGTGCGGCACTCGCGGCGCGCCCTGGGCACGGTGAAGGCCAACATCGCCGTGGCCCTGGGCGTGAAGGCGGTCTTCCTCGCCCTGGCGGGGCTCCAGATGGCCACGCTCTGGACGGCCATCCTGGCGGACCTGGGCACCTCGCTCTTCGTGATCTTCAACGGCCTGCGCCTGCTGCGCATCCGGCCCTGA